The genomic segment CGTCGAGGACGATGCAACGAATACCGATCAGGGGGTAACCAAAGTCCACCAACTCGCGGAGCGCGATCAGGTGCAGATTTTGACGGGGATCAATCTGACGCCAGTGGCTGTTGCTGTCCGTGATTATGTGACCCAGCGCAAGTTACCCCTGATTATTTCCAATGCTGGTGCGGCGGCGATTACGCGTGATCCCAACCAGCGGAGTCCATACATCTTCCGTGTCTCGTTCGCCAATGGGCAATATGAGTGGCCACTTGCTCCATATGCCTATCAGAATCTTGGCTATAAACGATTGATCATTACTGCATCGGACTTTCAAGCGGGACATGAGAAGGCTGATGCGGTCAAGGCAGCGTTTCAAAAGGCAGGCGGGCAAGTCGTTGCGGAGGTGTATCCGCCGCTCAACACCGCCGATTTTGGGCCGTATTTGCAGCGGATTCAGCAAACGAAGGCGGATGCGGTGTGGGCGTTCTATGCTGGTGCTGATGCGGTGCGATTTGTTCAGCAATACAACGATTTTGGGTTGAAGGGGCAGCTACCGTTAATCGGCGCTGGCGACTTGGTTGATGAGGCATATCTCGATCAAGAGGGCGATGCAGCACTTGGGGCTGTCACGTCGCTCCATTACACTCCCTGGTATGACTCACCGGAAAACAAAGCGTTTGTCACCGCTTATCAACAGAAATATGGGAAGATTCCGAATCAATTTGCCTATCAGGGGTATTTGGCTGGGCGAGTGATTGTCGAAGCCGTGAAGGCGGCTGGGGGAGTCCAAAATACGGAGGCGTTTTTGCAAGCGCTGAAGAATGTGCAGTTTACGGGTCCGGCTGGACCATTCCGGTTTCATCCTCAAACACAGAATGTTGTGCTCACCGTCTTCATTCGCAAGGTTGATCATGTGCCGAGCGGTGGGCTTGGGAATGTCGTGCTGTACAAGTACGACAACATTGATGATCTCTCCTACTAGATAGGGAGGCGAGCGTGCAGACGATCATTGGCATTGGAGCGATTGGGATTTCCTACGCCAGCCTCTTATTTTTAGTGGCAGTCGGCCTCTCGATTGTTTTTGGTTTGATGCGCTTCGTGAATTTGGCGAGCGGATCCTTTTACATGCTCGGGGCGTATCTTGCGATTTCGATCGTGCACCGTGGGATGAGTTTCTGGTTGGCCGTCTTGATCGGCGGTGTTGTGGTTGGGCTCATTGGGCTGGCTATTGAGCAGACGATTCTGCAGCGACTTCACCGGCAAGAGTTACTGCAGGTTTGTTTGACAATTGGGTTGATGTATATCGTGGAGGATCTTGCCCGGGTCATTTGGGGTGGCGATCCGCTGCGTCTACGCCCACCAGCGAGTTTGCGGGGCTCGATTTCGGTATTGGGAGCGGTTGTGCCACTGTACCGTGTTGGCCTGATTGTGATCGGGATTATCTTAGCGCTGGTGCTGTGGCTGCTGATTGAACGAACACGCTGGGGAGCCTTTGTGCGCGCGGGTGTTGATGATCTCGAAATGTGTGAGTGTTTGGGGATTAATACTCGAGTGGTTTTTGCTGTGATTTTCACTGTCGGAGTGTTTCTGTCGGGCCTTGCCGGGGCGCTGGGAGCGCCGTTGCTGGGTGTTGCGCCAGGGACAGACTCAGATGTCCTGCTCATGGCCTTGATTGTCGTCGTGTTAGGTGGACTTGGGTCGATTTCCGGTTCGGTTTTGGCGAGTCTCGTTGTTGGCATTTTGGATTCAGTTGCGCGGATGCGGTGGCCGGGAGCATCCTTCTTCATTATCTATGCCATCATGGCCGTTGTGCTGATTGTACGGCCGCAAGGCTTCCGTGGTCGATACATCTAACGTAAGACAGGGGTGGTTCATGCAACGGCGAGAGGTTATTCATTCCCTGGTACTAGCCGTCTGTGGGGTGCTCTTGCTTGGAGCGCCTCTGGCTCTTGGTAGTTATGGCCTGACCGTGCTCACGGAGATCGTGATTTTCGCGCTTTTCGCGATGAGCACGAACTTGCTCTTAGGGTATACGGGACTGGCTTCGCTTGGGCAATCAGCCTTCTTTGGTATGGGTGGGTACTGTGTGGCGATTTTGGCAAAGGATTTCAATCTGCACTCGGCAGTGACGCTTCTTGCCGCAATTGGTGCTGGTGCGGTGTTAGCGCTGGTGACGGGGCCTGTCGTGTTGCGGTCGACGGGGACGTATTTCTTGATGCTCACGTTAGCCCTCACTCAGGTCTTGTTTGGCGTAGCCTGGTTTCTGCCGGGAATTACGGGTGGTGACAATGGCCTTGGTGGCATTGCACGGCCGACCCTGCCGTTGGTTGGTGACGTCTTGCGTGGAACGACGGCGTTTTATTACTTCTCCTTGGTTTGCGTTGGGATTGGCATAGCGATCCTTGCGTGGTTAGTGAATTCAGGCTTTGGGCTGGCCTTGCAAGGAGTGCGCGAGAATGAGCTCGTTGCCGCAGGCTTAGGACATCCGGTTTGGTGGTTGAAGTATTTGGCCTACATTATTGCCGGGGCTCTCTCAGCGCTTGCTGGTGGCTTGTATACCTTCCTCACCAGCTTTGTGGGGACAAGCTATTTTGGGATTGCGCTTTCAGCTGAAGTTCTGGTCATGGTTATTTTGGGTGGGAGCCGATCATTTTGGGGGCCGGCAATTGGAGCTGGGCTAGTGATCTTATTGCGGGATGAAGTCAGTTCATGGACCCAGCGGTGGCTTCTGGTCTTGGGGTTGCTCTTCGTGGTGACCGTGCTTTTCCTGCCCGGAGGTATTGCAACGCTGCCAGGGCGGCTCAGTCAGGTGCGTCGCAAGCAACGTGGGCAGCAACCGTTGGTGTCGGCGGCCAAGTCGTTGACACCTGTTCAGTCGGTTGAATCGGCTACGAGCCATCAGGAGCGAGTGCCATGAGCGTAGCGTTACGGGTTACGGAGATTACCAAGCGTATTGGTGGGCTCCAGATCCTTGATCAGGTGTCAATGACGGTGTCGGCTGGAGAGCGGCGGGCTCTCATTGGCCCAAATGGGGCGGGGAAGACGACGCTGCTGAATATTATCGCGGGGTTTCTGCGTCCATCGCGTGGGACAATCGAGTTATTTGGCGTCGATGTCACGAAGCTGCCTCCGCACCGACGGGTTCAGCATGGGCTGTTGAAGACGAATCAGCTTCCGGGCGTGTTCCCCGATCTTTCTGTGCGGTCAAATCTGCAGCTTGCACTGCTCCGTGAGCGGCATGCGAGTATGGGATTCCACGTGTTGCCGCGTCGTGATGGGTACTTGCGCGACCGGGTCGAGCAGGTGTTGGAGTTATGGGGATTGCAGGACGTTGCTGATCGTGAAGTGCGGCATTTGCCGCATGGCTATCAACGGATGGTGGAATTGGCGATGCGGATGAGTCGTCAGCCGCGTGTCTTACTGCTTGATGAGCCAGCAGCTGGGTTGACCGAGGCAGAAGTTGCGGTCCTTGCCGAGCGCTTAAGTCAGCTTCCGCGCGAACTCACCGTTGTGATTGTTGAACATAAGATGCGGCTCATTTTTGCGTTTGCTGATCGGATCACCGTCTTGCATCACGGAGCAGTGATCGCAGAAGGGACGCCAGAGGAGATTCGCTCGGATCCGCAGACACGAGCGGCATATTTGGGTGGGGCGGTGCGCAATGTCCACGCTGACCATTCATGATCTCGTCGCGGGGTACGGTGAGAGCGTTGTCCTGAAGGGGATTTCGTTAATGGTTAACCAAGGGCAGATTGTTGGCCTTCTCGGCCGTAATGGTGCAGAGAAGACCACGACAATGCGTTCGATCCTGGGGCTGACGACAATTTACCAAGGTGATATTGCGTGGGATGGGGCATCGATCGTTGGGTTGACACCGCATCTCATTGCTCGACGAGGTATCGCAATTGTGCCCCAGGGGCGACGGATTTTCCCTTCTCTCAGTGTTGAAGAGAACTTGCTTGTCGCTATGCGCTCAACGAATCACGGAGATCGTTTTCCGTGGACGCTCGAGCGGATTTACGAGATTTTCCCGATTCTGCGTGAGCGAAGGAAAATCCGCGGGACCTTGCTGAGCGGTGGTGAGCAGCAAATGCTTGCATTTGCTCGCGCACTTGCGACGCAGCCGCGGTTACTGCTGTGCGATGAGCCATCGGAAGGGCTTGCGCCGCGGATTGTGGCGCAAGTCGGTGAAATTTTGCAGACGTTGAAGCGCGATGGCATTGCGATTCTGCTTGCTGAGCAAAATCTCGAGTTGACGCTTGCGGTCGCTGACATGATTGCCGTAATTGAGGATGGTCAGATTGTCTGGCGTGGAACGGCAGCGGAGCTTGAAGCCAATCAGGTCGTGCAGACGACCTACCTTGGCGTAGCGGTGTAAGTTCTCCGCCGTGTGGGAAGCAGATTGCAGTGTCGCGGATGCAGCCGCCGGGATCGGCGGGTGTTTTCCCTTTGGGGTAGTAGGGTTGGAATCGTGGCGGGAAGCAATCGGGTCACCATAACGCTCGCGATAAGCAGTTATGATCGCGTGGTGCCGCTGCTAGACGGACGGGTGGTGCCACGCGGGATTGATCTTGTTCTCTTGCCTCAAGTGGTGGAAGAAACGTTTTGGCGGATGGCGCGGTTTGCGGAATATGATGCCGCGGAGTTTTCGCTCTCATCGTATTTGATTGCTCGCGACCGTGGCGAACCAGCACTCACGGCGATTCCGGTCTTTCCGTCGCGCATGTTTCGCCACTCGGCGATTTATGTTCATGTCGGGAGTGGCATTGAACGTCCACAGGATCTCATTGGCAAACGGGTTGGTGTGCCGGAATACCAACTGACGGCATGCCTTTGGGTGCGGGGCATTCTGCAGGATGACTATGGAGTGCGGCCTGAGGATATCGAATGGTATGTTGGCGGAGAAGAGCGAACGGGGCGTCAGGAAAAGCTGCCGCTCGAGTTGCCACCGACGGTGCGTCTTCATCCTCTTCCGCCGGGAGCAACGTTGAATACGCTCCTGGAAGAGGGAGCGCTTGATGCGCTCATTGCTCCACGAGCGCCATCGGCGTTTGTGCGTGGGTCGCCACGGGTGAGGCGCTTGTTTGCCAATGCGGTAGAGGTGGAAGCTGCGTACTATCAGCGGACGAAGATCTTCCCCATCATGCATGTTGTCGTGATTCGCAATGACGTACTGGCACGCTATCCGTGGGTTGCACGCAATCTCTATGAGGCGTTTGAACAGGCGCGCCAACTTGCCTGGCAGGATCTTCGGCAGACGCACGTAGTAATGACGATGCTCCCCTGGTTGCATCATGCGCTTGATGCAGCGGTTGGGGAGCTTGGCGAAGAGTACTGGTCCTATGGTGTCGCGCGCAACCGCCATGTACTTGAGACGGCTGTGCGGTACGCCTATGAGCAGGGCTTGATTCGTCGGCGCCTTTCGGTTGAGGAACTCTTTGCCCCCTCGACACTTGAGGAGTTTGTGGTGTAGAGGAAGGGGATCGAGCGTTGGAAGATCCTCGAGAGCTGGTTGCGCTTGGGTGCCGCGTGCTTGGGCTTGAGGAGCAGGACGACTTTATCTGGGGGCATGTTTCGCTACGTGACCCGGCTGGCCGCGGCGTGTGGATGAAGGCCAGTGGTCTTGGATTCGATGAAGTGACCCCCGCGGATGTGATCTTGATTGGATGGGATGGCCGCGTGCTTGAGGGCACGCGGCCACGGCATTCAGAGTATCCCATTCATACGGAAATTTTGAAGCGTCGCCCTGATGTTCAGAGTGTGGTGCATGCGCATCCGGTATATGCAACGGCGTTTGCTGCGCTCGGAGAGCCGCTTCGTCCGATCTCTCATGAGGCGACCGCTTTTGTGCCACCGGATGTGCCGCGTTTCACGATGACTGGCGACTTGATTACCACGGAAGCGCTTGGGCAGGCGCTTGCCGAGACCCTTGGGGAGGCTTCAGCGGTATTTCTGGTTCATCACGGTGTTGTTACGGTTGGGCCTGATGTGCCGACCGCCGTCTTCCGGGCGCTCTTGCTTGATCGTGCGTGTCGCAAGCAGTTGATTGCAATGTCGGCTGGAACACTCCAGCGTTGGTCGAGTGACGACGAAGCCAGGGCGAAGCGGGAGCATTGCTACAGTCCACGGCAGATTTATGCTGCCTGGGAGTTTTTAGTGCGGCGCGTACGGAGTCGTGGTGCACTCCCGTGGACGGAGTAGAGAAGGAGTAGAGAGCAGTGCTCGTTGATTGTCATGCGCATGTTATCCCGCCGGTGCTTTTGGCGTGGCTTCGTGAGCATGCAGCTGTCGTGGGTGCGCGATGGGAGCAGCGCGCCGATGGTACAGAGATTTTGTCGATTGGAGGGCGCTGGCCGTTTCCGCTGAAGCCTGTCTTTTCGGATCTGCGAGCGTTCCTCGATGAACAAGCGGCAGCTGGTGTGGGGTGCAGCCTGATTTCGCCGGTGCCGCAATTGTTTCTCTATGATGCTGAGGCAGTGGTGGCTGCTGAGTTTGCCCATCTGTACAACCATGCGGTTGTAGCCTGGTGCCGGCAGGCTCCGGGACGGCTCCTTGGACTTGCAACAGTCCCATTGCAGGATCCAGTGCAGGCAGCAACTGAGTTGGCATGGGCGATGGGGCAGGGATTATACGGGGCCATTCTTGGCCCTGGCTGTGCTGGGCGGTTGCTGAGTGATGCGATGTTTGCTCCGTTTTGGGAGGAAGCCGATCGGCTTGGCGCGATCGTGTTTCTCCATCCTCTGCTGAGTACAG from the Thermorudis peleae genome contains:
- a CDS encoding branched-chain amino acid ABC transporter permease encodes the protein MQRREVIHSLVLAVCGVLLLGAPLALGSYGLTVLTEIVIFALFAMSTNLLLGYTGLASLGQSAFFGMGGYCVAILAKDFNLHSAVTLLAAIGAGAVLALVTGPVVLRSTGTYFLMLTLALTQVLFGVAWFLPGITGGDNGLGGIARPTLPLVGDVLRGTTAFYYFSLVCVGIGIAILAWLVNSGFGLALQGVRENELVAAGLGHPVWWLKYLAYIIAGALSALAGGLYTFLTSFVGTSYFGIALSAEVLVMVILGGSRSFWGPAIGAGLVILLRDEVSSWTQRWLLVLGLLFVVTVLFLPGGIATLPGRLSQVRRKQRGQQPLVSAAKSLTPVQSVESATSHQERVP
- a CDS encoding ABC transporter substrate-binding protein, encoding MDEPRGVVRFSRRQVLRGVVALCVPALSGLLSACSGSATPTPTVGQSAASASPTPTKAAVASPVATPSPAGGTTPTAASSGTPGGQAGGAAIKIGYVASLSGVYASLGQNMLNGLKLALDEVNNVVAGHPITLVVEDDATNTDQGVTKVHQLAERDQVQILTGINLTPVAVAVRDYVTQRKLPLIISNAGAAAITRDPNQRSPYIFRVSFANGQYEWPLAPYAYQNLGYKRLIITASDFQAGHEKADAVKAAFQKAGGQVVAEVYPPLNTADFGPYLQRIQQTKADAVWAFYAGADAVRFVQQYNDFGLKGQLPLIGAGDLVDEAYLDQEGDAALGAVTSLHYTPWYDSPENKAFVTAYQQKYGKIPNQFAYQGYLAGRVIVEAVKAAGGVQNTEAFLQALKNVQFTGPAGPFRFHPQTQNVVLTVFIRKVDHVPSGGLGNVVLYKYDNIDDLSY
- a CDS encoding amidohydrolase family protein, with translation MLVDCHAHVIPPVLLAWLREHAAVVGARWEQRADGTEILSIGGRWPFPLKPVFSDLRAFLDEQAAAGVGCSLISPVPQLFLYDAEAVVAAEFAHLYNHAVVAWCRQAPGRLLGLATVPLQDPVQAATELAWAMGQGLYGAILGPGCAGRLLSDAMFAPFWEEADRLGAIVFLHPLLSTDPRLGRPQVPNIVGVPWETTVAAVDLIFGGILDRYPKVRILLAHGGGYLPYQLGRFEQGYAVWPQLRSQLQDRPHAYLRRFWYDTVLWRSEAIAFLRSVVGADRIVPGSDYPFDLSVWPPSAEVTDGVQTLLGSALTGHSEPSGEEPAPAGV
- a CDS encoding ABC transporter ATP-binding protein → MSVALRVTEITKRIGGLQILDQVSMTVSAGERRALIGPNGAGKTTLLNIIAGFLRPSRGTIELFGVDVTKLPPHRRVQHGLLKTNQLPGVFPDLSVRSNLQLALLRERHASMGFHVLPRRDGYLRDRVEQVLELWGLQDVADREVRHLPHGYQRMVELAMRMSRQPRVLLLDEPAAGLTEAEVAVLAERLSQLPRELTVVIVEHKMRLIFAFADRITVLHHGAVIAEGTPEEIRSDPQTRAAYLGGAVRNVHADHS
- a CDS encoding class II aldolase/adducin family protein, producing the protein MEDPRELVALGCRVLGLEEQDDFIWGHVSLRDPAGRGVWMKASGLGFDEVTPADVILIGWDGRVLEGTRPRHSEYPIHTEILKRRPDVQSVVHAHPVYATAFAALGEPLRPISHEATAFVPPDVPRFTMTGDLITTEALGQALAETLGEASAVFLVHHGVVTVGPDVPTAVFRALLLDRACRKQLIAMSAGTLQRWSSDDEARAKREHCYSPRQIYAAWEFLVRRVRSRGALPWTE
- a CDS encoding 4,5-dihydroxyphthalate decarboxylase, giving the protein MAGSNRVTITLAISSYDRVVPLLDGRVVPRGIDLVLLPQVVEETFWRMARFAEYDAAEFSLSSYLIARDRGEPALTAIPVFPSRMFRHSAIYVHVGSGIERPQDLIGKRVGVPEYQLTACLWVRGILQDDYGVRPEDIEWYVGGEERTGRQEKLPLELPPTVRLHPLPPGATLNTLLEEGALDALIAPRAPSAFVRGSPRVRRLFANAVEVEAAYYQRTKIFPIMHVVVIRNDVLARYPWVARNLYEAFEQARQLAWQDLRQTHVVMTMLPWLHHALDAAVGELGEEYWSYGVARNRHVLETAVRYAYEQGLIRRRLSVEELFAPSTLEEFVV
- a CDS encoding branched-chain amino acid ABC transporter permease translates to MQTIIGIGAIGISYASLLFLVAVGLSIVFGLMRFVNLASGSFYMLGAYLAISIVHRGMSFWLAVLIGGVVVGLIGLAIEQTILQRLHRQELLQVCLTIGLMYIVEDLARVIWGGDPLRLRPPASLRGSISVLGAVVPLYRVGLIVIGIILALVLWLLIERTRWGAFVRAGVDDLEMCECLGINTRVVFAVIFTVGVFLSGLAGALGAPLLGVAPGTDSDVLLMALIVVVLGGLGSISGSVLASLVVGILDSVARMRWPGASFFIIYAIMAVVLIVRPQGFRGRYI
- a CDS encoding ABC transporter ATP-binding protein: MSTLTIHDLVAGYGESVVLKGISLMVNQGQIVGLLGRNGAEKTTTMRSILGLTTIYQGDIAWDGASIVGLTPHLIARRGIAIVPQGRRIFPSLSVEENLLVAMRSTNHGDRFPWTLERIYEIFPILRERRKIRGTLLSGGEQQMLAFARALATQPRLLLCDEPSEGLAPRIVAQVGEILQTLKRDGIAILLAEQNLELTLAVADMIAVIEDGQIVWRGTAAELEANQVVQTTYLGVAV